The Faecalibacterium prausnitzii genome includes a window with the following:
- a CDS encoding HD domain-containing protein: MQLSQTEREQLYAILEQYDHHPKVQEMREFIQHGDVTTYQHCKNVVLVSFWLNRRFHLGADETALAVGGFLHDFYLYDWHKTSSFHGIRRLFEMHGFSHPGSACVNAEHYFHITKKEQDIIQSHMWPLTFRHVPTCREAIIVCLADKYCAVVESMFRRAKVATTVGADGAGDTEW; this comes from the coding sequence ATGCAGCTTTCTCAGACTGAACGTGAGCAGCTTTACGCCATTCTGGAACAGTACGACCACCATCCCAAAGTGCAGGAGATGCGGGAGTTCATCCAGCATGGCGACGTGACCACCTATCAGCACTGCAAAAATGTGGTGCTGGTCAGCTTCTGGCTCAACCGCCGCTTCCATCTGGGTGCCGACGAGACCGCGCTGGCGGTGGGCGGCTTTCTGCACGATTTCTACCTGTACGACTGGCACAAGACGAGCAGCTTCCATGGTATCCGCCGCCTGTTTGAGATGCACGGCTTTTCGCACCCCGGCTCGGCCTGCGTGAATGCGGAGCATTACTTTCACATCACGAAGAAGGAGCAGGACATCATCCAAAGCCACATGTGGCCGCTGACCTTCCGGCATGTACCCACCTGCCGCGAAGCCATCATCGTCTGCCTGGCCGATAAGTACTGCGCTGTGGTGGAGAGCATGTTCCGCCGCGCCAAAGTCGCCACCACTGTGGGTGCGGATGGGGCCGGCGACACCGAGTGGTAA
- a CDS encoding ABC transporter ATP-binding protein/permease — translation MLQLKKIHKQYKTGDLVQTALDKVSLSLRDCEFVAILGPSGSGKTTLLNIIGGLDRYDSGDLIINGISTKKYTDRDWDSYRNHTIGFVFQSYNLIPHQTVLANVELALTISGVSGAERRRRATEALQKVGLGNQLHKHPTEMSGGQMQRVAIARALVNDPDILLADEPTGALDSETSIQVMELLKEVAKDRLVVMVTHNPELAHQYATRIVQLKDGVIRSDTDPFEPDAAQLAPPVHKSMGRSSMSPLTSLSLSFNNLLTKKARTLLTAFAGSIGIIGIALIISLSAGVNQYIDDTERSTLSEYPLQILSSGMDLTSMLTSGSPASASSTTAEEGMVPVRQLITQMVAGITSNDLKSLKTYLESDDCTIAEDATSIEYSYNVQPQIYREDADGSIRQVNPDSSLSSLGISSTSSTNSMMSSMMNTSVFYQLPESDELYNSQYEVKAGRWPEKYNECVAVLGADGTITDYALYALGLRDSAELDKMIQQFAQNQNVDVPTDFKTYRYSDFIGIQFKLVNAADRYLRDDDHNAWVDKSDDKDFMKNLVASSETLTVVGVVQPKEDASASMLSSGIAYPAALTQHVIAAAADSQMVKDQLASPAINVMNGEPFGTEDASAFDMSSLFRIDTDMLKSAFQFDTSKLNFDLSGAFDLDNGSVDLGSLLDPDDFQLDLDLTETPDLDMSTLTDLFANMDLSVSEDKMQELAQKVLVGYKDYVIGNGILNLNKISFSQYLKSDAFKTLMNDAMGELFDQDALQAQFSEAMQTAMSTLMESYSSQISETLQAQLGSAMQTAMTKLMTQMSQNIQSQMQQSFSQLGSQMESALKIDATAFQKAIQFNMSEDDLTDLMKSAMLSSTATYDSNLQTLGYADLDAPSQIKIYPQDFDHKASVVAKLDAYNDNMRSQGADDKVIQYTDVVGTLMTSVTEIINMISNMLVAFVSISLVVSSIMIGVITYISVLERRKEIGILRAIGASKRNISEVFNAETFIIGLCSGVMGVVLSEILLIPGNMLIQKISNGTNVVARLPLNAALVLIVLATVLTILGGFIPAKGASRSDPVKALRSE, via the coding sequence ACTCAAAAAGATCCACAAGCAGTACAAGACCGGCGACCTGGTCCAGACAGCCCTTGACAAGGTCAGCCTGAGCCTCCGCGACTGCGAGTTCGTCGCCATCCTTGGCCCCAGCGGCTCCGGCAAGACCACCCTGCTGAACATCATCGGCGGTCTGGACCGGTATGACAGCGGCGACCTCATCATCAACGGCATCTCCACCAAAAAGTACACCGACCGCGACTGGGACTCCTACCGCAACCACACCATCGGCTTCGTGTTCCAGAGCTACAACCTCATCCCCCACCAGACCGTGCTGGCCAACGTGGAGCTGGCACTGACCATCTCCGGCGTATCGGGTGCCGAGCGCCGCCGCCGGGCCACCGAGGCACTGCAGAAAGTGGGTCTGGGCAACCAGCTGCACAAGCACCCCACCGAGATGTCCGGCGGCCAGATGCAGCGGGTGGCCATCGCCCGCGCCCTCGTCAACGACCCGGACATCCTGCTGGCCGACGAGCCCACCGGCGCACTGGACAGCGAGACCAGCATCCAGGTCATGGAGCTGCTGAAGGAAGTGGCCAAAGACCGCCTCGTCGTCATGGTCACCCACAACCCGGAGCTGGCCCACCAGTACGCCACCCGCATCGTCCAGCTGAAGGACGGCGTCATCCGCTCCGACACCGACCCCTTCGAGCCGGACGCCGCCCAGCTTGCCCCGCCAGTACACAAGAGCATGGGCCGCTCGTCCATGTCTCCCCTCACCTCGCTGAGCCTGAGCTTCAACAATCTGCTGACCAAAAAGGCCCGCACCCTGCTCACGGCCTTTGCCGGTTCCATCGGCATCATCGGCATCGCGCTCATCATCTCCCTGTCGGCAGGCGTCAACCAGTATATCGACGATACCGAACGCTCCACCCTGTCCGAATATCCGCTGCAAATTCTCAGCAGCGGCATGGACCTGACCTCGATGCTCACCTCCGGCTCGCCGGCGTCCGCTTCCAGCACGACCGCCGAGGAAGGGATGGTCCCGGTGCGGCAGCTCATCACCCAGATGGTAGCAGGCATCACCTCCAACGACCTGAAGTCCCTCAAGACCTATCTCGAAAGTGACGACTGCACCATTGCCGAGGACGCCACCTCCATCGAGTATTCTTATAATGTGCAGCCCCAGATCTACCGGGAAGACGCCGATGGCTCCATCCGTCAGGTGAACCCGGATTCTTCCCTCTCCAGCCTGGGCATCAGCTCCACAAGCTCCACCAACAGCATGATGTCCTCCATGATGAACACCAGCGTGTTCTATCAGCTGCCCGAAAGCGATGAGCTCTACAACTCCCAGTATGAAGTTAAGGCGGGCCGCTGGCCGGAGAAGTACAATGAATGCGTTGCCGTGCTGGGTGCCGACGGCACCATCACCGACTATGCGCTGTACGCCCTCGGCCTGCGGGACAGCGCCGAGCTGGACAAGATGATCCAGCAGTTCGCCCAGAACCAGAACGTCGATGTCCCCACCGACTTCAAGACCTACCGGTACAGCGATTTCATCGGCATCCAGTTCAAACTGGTCAACGCGGCCGACCGCTATCTGCGCGACGACGACCACAACGCCTGGGTGGACAAGTCCGACGACAAGGACTTCATGAAGAACCTTGTCGCATCCAGCGAGACCCTGACCGTGGTGGGCGTCGTGCAGCCCAAAGAGGATGCCTCTGCTTCCATGCTGTCCTCCGGCATCGCCTACCCGGCCGCCCTCACCCAGCACGTCATCGCCGCCGCAGCCGACTCTCAGATGGTCAAAGACCAGCTGGCCTCCCCTGCCATCAATGTGATGAACGGCGAACCCTTCGGCACCGAAGACGCTTCCGCCTTTGATATGAGCAGCCTGTTCCGCATCGACACCGACATGCTCAAGAGCGCCTTCCAATTCGACACCAGCAAGCTGAATTTCGACCTCAGCGGCGCATTCGATTTGGACAACGGTTCGGTCGATCTCGGCTCGCTGCTCGACCCCGACGATTTCCAGCTGGATCTGGATCTGACCGAAACGCCTGACCTGGACATGAGCACCCTGACCGACCTCTTTGCCAACATGGACCTTTCCGTCTCCGAAGACAAGATGCAGGAGCTGGCCCAGAAGGTTCTGGTCGGCTACAAGGACTATGTCATCGGGAACGGCATCCTGAACCTGAACAAGATCAGCTTCTCTCAGTACCTCAAGAGCGATGCCTTCAAGACCCTGATGAACGACGCCATGGGCGAACTGTTCGACCAGGACGCCCTGCAGGCCCAGTTCTCGGAGGCCATGCAGACGGCGATGTCCACCCTCATGGAAAGCTACTCGTCCCAGATCTCCGAGACGCTGCAGGCTCAGCTGGGCAGCGCGATGCAGACGGCCATGACCAAGCTGATGACCCAGATGAGCCAGAACATCCAGAGCCAGATGCAGCAGAGCTTCTCCCAGCTGGGCAGCCAGATGGAGAGCGCGCTGAAGATCGACGCCACAGCCTTCCAGAAGGCCATCCAGTTCAACATGAGCGAGGACGACCTGACCGACCTGATGAAGTCGGCCATGCTCTCCTCCACCGCCACCTACGACAGCAACCTGCAGACGCTGGGCTATGCCGACCTCGACGCCCCCAGCCAGATCAAGATCTATCCGCAGGACTTTGACCACAAGGCGTCCGTCGTGGCCAAGCTCGACGCCTACAACGACAACATGCGGTCCCAGGGCGCGGACGACAAGGTCATCCAGTACACCGACGTCGTCGGCACCCTGATGACCTCCGTGACCGAGATCATCAACATGATCTCCAACATGCTGGTCGCCTTCGTCTCCATCTCGCTGGTGGTCTCGTCCATCATGATCGGCGTCATCACCTATATCAGCGTGCTTGAACGCCGCAAGGAGATCGGCATCCTGCGTGCCATCGGCGCGTCCAAGCGGAACATCTCCGAGGTGTTCAACGCCGAGACCTTCATCATCGGCCTGTGCTCCGGCGTGATGGGCGTCGTGCTGAGCGAGATCCTGCTCATCCCTGGCAATATGCTCATCCAGAAGATCTCCAACGGCACCAATGTGGTCGCCCGCCTGCCGCTGAACGCAGCCCTTGTGCTGATCGTTCTGGCCACCGTGCTGACCATCCTCGGCGGCTTCATCCCCGCCAAGGGCGCTTCCCGTTCCGACCCCGTCAAGGCCCTGCGGTCGGAATAA